Proteins from a genomic interval of Kaistia defluvii:
- a CDS encoding RsmB/NOP family class I SAM-dependent RNA methyltransferase gives MIPAARISAAIEVLDDIATRRRPAPDALKDWGLAHRFAGSKDRRAIGDLVFDALRHRNSSAAVGGGDDGRSVMLGLFRRHRGLDIAAIEKLFSGDRFAPAPLTDDERAVLSRDALADAPDFVRGDYPEWIAPNFARIFGDNVVAELQALATPAPLDLRVNTLKAEADHAASELAAAIGRTPERPALSALCLRLPLEPGSAEPHIASTEPFLKGQVEIQDLGSQLAAEFAGARPGMQVLDLCAGGGGKTLALAAAMQNHGQIFAHDSDRRRLAPIHDRLTRAGVRNVQVRTPRPNSDVLDDLENRMDLVLVDAPCTGTGTWRRNPDAKWRIRPGSLAERNKDQALVLETAARYVKPGGRLVYITCSVLEEENTDQIDAFLAAHPGFAVVPPQAVVEAYEQESMNILGPAVRLLSNGLLMTPLASGTDGFFVSVLTRAA, from the coding sequence ATGATCCCAGCCGCACGCATCTCCGCCGCCATCGAGGTTCTCGATGATATCGCAACCCGTCGCCGCCCGGCGCCCGACGCCCTGAAGGATTGGGGCCTCGCGCACCGCTTCGCGGGCTCGAAGGATCGCCGCGCCATCGGCGATCTCGTCTTTGACGCGCTCCGGCACCGAAACTCGTCGGCGGCAGTTGGTGGCGGCGACGATGGTCGCTCCGTGATGCTCGGCCTGTTCCGCAGGCATCGCGGCCTCGACATCGCGGCGATCGAAAAGCTGTTCTCGGGCGACCGTTTCGCGCCGGCGCCGCTGACCGACGACGAGCGCGCGGTGCTGTCCCGCGACGCGCTCGCCGATGCGCCGGACTTTGTGCGGGGCGACTATCCCGAATGGATAGCGCCGAATTTTGCGCGCATCTTCGGCGACAATGTCGTGGCCGAACTGCAGGCGCTGGCGACGCCGGCGCCGCTCGATTTGCGCGTCAACACCCTCAAGGCCGAGGCCGATCACGCGGCTTCCGAACTCGCCGCCGCGATCGGCCGGACGCCCGAGCGCCCCGCGCTTTCCGCGCTCTGCCTGCGCCTGCCGCTGGAGCCGGGATCGGCCGAGCCGCATATCGCCTCGACCGAGCCGTTCCTGAAGGGGCAGGTCGAGATCCAGGATCTGGGCAGCCAGCTCGCGGCCGAATTCGCCGGCGCCCGTCCGGGCATGCAGGTGCTGGATCTCTGCGCCGGGGGCGGCGGCAAGACGCTCGCTCTGGCGGCTGCCATGCAGAACCATGGCCAGATCTTCGCTCATGATTCCGACCGCCGTCGCCTGGCGCCGATCCACGACCGCTTGACGCGCGCCGGCGTGCGCAACGTCCAGGTTCGCACGCCGCGGCCGAACAGCGACGTCCTCGACGATCTCGAGAATCGCATGGATCTCGTGCTGGTCGACGCGCCCTGCACCGGCACCGGCACTTGGCGCCGCAATCCCGACGCCAAGTGGCGCATCCGGCCTGGCAGCCTCGCCGAGCGCAACAAGGACCAGGCGCTGGTGCTGGAGACCGCCGCCCGCTACGTGAAGCCCGGCGGGCGTCTCGTCTACATCACCTGCTCGGTGCTGGAGGAGGAGAACACTGACCAGATCGACGCCTTCCTCGCCGCCCATCCCGGCTTCGCGGTCGTTCCGCCCCAGGCGGTGGTCGAGGCCTATGAGCAGGAATCGATGAACATCCTCGGCCCGGCCGTGCGGCTGCTGTCGAACGGTCTTCTGATGACCCCGCTCGCCAGCGGCACGGATGGTTTCTTCGTTTCCGTGCTGACGCGAGCCGCCTGA
- a CDS encoding ATP-grasp fold amidoligase family protein: MGEAPRLAPPVTYSEHLLHRIIYDRDPRLKIVSDKLAVRTLIRDRVGESFLVPLLGSWEDPDDIPWATLPERFVLKPNHGSGMVAIVSDAARLQRAEIEAEMRRWLRLDYFDVACEWGYRKLPRRLMAEPLLLGPDGHPPTEAQVMTFHGRPVMIRILTGKKGRDTRHGNWFDIDGNELSLQSRNIPVGAYSLPRSMAHALAEIAGRAASGFDHLRVDFYLTDQGLKIGELTAYHASAIVEWNEPLFNELLGRCWRDPAEAAASRSQAALRSLRREAPIADSPRASRLNALHQATVESRAKEIVTSKESAIVLR; this comes from the coding sequence ATGGGCGAGGCGCCGCGGCTGGCGCCGCCGGTCACCTATTCCGAGCACCTGCTGCACCGCATAATCTACGACCGCGACCCGCGACTGAAGATCGTATCCGACAAGCTCGCCGTTCGGACGCTGATCCGGGATCGCGTCGGCGAAAGCTTTCTCGTGCCGCTGCTGGGCAGTTGGGAGGATCCGGACGACATTCCTTGGGCAACCTTGCCGGAAAGGTTCGTCCTGAAGCCGAACCACGGCTCTGGCATGGTGGCGATCGTCTCGGACGCCGCGCGCCTGCAGCGGGCCGAGATCGAGGCAGAGATGCGGCGATGGCTTCGGCTCGACTATTTTGATGTCGCCTGTGAATGGGGATATCGGAAGCTGCCGCGGCGCCTGATGGCGGAACCGCTACTGTTGGGCCCCGATGGCCATCCGCCGACGGAAGCGCAGGTCATGACCTTCCATGGCCGCCCGGTGATGATCCGTATTTTGACCGGCAAGAAGGGCCGCGACACGCGCCATGGCAACTGGTTCGATATCGATGGCAACGAACTGAGCCTGCAGTCGCGGAATATCCCGGTCGGCGCCTATTCGCTCCCGCGATCGATGGCGCATGCGCTGGCGGAGATCGCGGGTCGCGCGGCGTCCGGCTTCGATCATCTGCGCGTCGATTTCTACCTGACCGATCAAGGGCTCAAGATCGGCGAACTCACCGCCTACCATGCCAGCGCGATCGTCGAATGGAACGAGCCGCTCTTCAACGAGTTGCTCGGTCGCTGCTGGCGTGACCCGGCCGAAGCGGCTGCATCGCGCAGCCAGGCAGCGCTTCGTTCCCTCCGGCGGGAGGCTCCCATCGCCGATTCGCCTCGCGCCAGCCGCCTCAACGCGCTGCATCAAGCTACCGTCGAAAGCCGAGCCAAAGAAATCGTGACTTCGAAAGAGAGCGCGATCGTCCTAAGGTAG
- a CDS encoding MFS transporter: MAPHRPPARILLPLIVACALFMENLDSTVLSTSLPAIARDFGVSPIDLKLALTSYLLTIAIFIPASGWVADRFGARSVFRLAIILFTLGSICCGLSSSILEIVGSRVLQGIGGAMMVPVGRLVILKSVQKSELVGALAWLTVPALIGPVVGPVVGGFITTYFDWRWIFWINVPIGVLGVTLATLFIPDIRGEEQVRFDFIGFLLTAFGIAGFITGSTSLGLNLMPWPYVATCLIGGAALLTVYFFYSRRVANPILDLSLFTIPSFAASVFGGMLFRIGIGALPFLLPLMLQLGYGLTPFQSGTITFVSAIGAIAMKFVAPPLLRRLGFRTVLIANSFIAAFFVGVPAAFSIGTPLHLITGLLFVGGFFRSLQFTSANALSFADVPVSRMSRATSMTSVFQQLALSLGISTGAISLQLTMRAHGGSELNLAAFHPAFLVVGLIAMSSVIFFIRMPRDAGSEMSGRSVAVKELAPDPVTAMRERA; encoded by the coding sequence ATGGCTCCGCATCGCCCCCCCGCCCGGATCCTTCTTCCCCTGATCGTCGCCTGCGCGCTGTTCATGGAGAACCTCGATTCCACCGTCCTGTCGACATCGCTTCCCGCCATCGCCCGCGATTTCGGCGTCAGCCCGATCGATCTCAAGCTGGCGCTGACGTCCTACCTGCTCACCATCGCCATCTTCATCCCCGCTTCCGGCTGGGTGGCGGACCGCTTCGGCGCCCGCTCCGTCTTCCGCCTGGCGATCATCCTGTTCACCCTGGGCTCGATCTGCTGCGGCCTGTCCAGTTCGATCCTGGAGATCGTCGGCTCGCGCGTGCTGCAGGGCATTGGCGGCGCCATGATGGTGCCGGTCGGACGGCTGGTGATCCTCAAGTCGGTGCAGAAATCCGAGTTGGTCGGGGCGCTGGCCTGGCTGACCGTGCCGGCGCTGATCGGCCCCGTCGTCGGCCCCGTCGTCGGCGGGTTCATCACCACCTATTTCGACTGGCGCTGGATCTTCTGGATCAACGTACCGATCGGCGTGCTCGGCGTGACGCTGGCCACCCTGTTCATTCCCGACATTCGCGGCGAGGAACAGGTTCGATTCGATTTCATCGGCTTCCTGCTGACCGCCTTCGGCATCGCCGGCTTCATCACCGGCTCGACCTCGCTCGGGCTCAACCTGATGCCCTGGCCCTATGTCGCGACCTGCCTGATCGGCGGCGCCGCGTTGCTGACGGTCTATTTCTTCTATAGCCGCCGCGTGGCCAATCCGATCCTCGACCTGTCGCTGTTCACGATCCCGAGCTTCGCCGCCAGCGTCTTCGGCGGCATGCTGTTCCGTATCGGCATCGGCGCCCTGCCGTTCCTGCTGCCCTTGATGCTGCAGCTCGGCTATGGGCTGACGCCGTTCCAGTCGGGCACCATCACCTTCGTCTCGGCGATCGGCGCGATCGCGATGAAGTTCGTCGCGCCGCCGCTGCTCCGGCGGCTCGGCTTCCGTACGGTGCTGATCGCGAACTCGTTCATAGCCGCGTTCTTTGTCGGCGTGCCGGCAGCGTTCTCGATCGGAACGCCGCTGCACCTGATCACCGGCCTGCTGTTCGTCGGCGGCTTCTTCCGCTCGCTGCAGTTCACCAGCGCCAATGCGCTGTCGTTTGCCGACGTGCCGGTGTCGCGGATGAGCCGGGCGACGAGCATGACCAGCGTGTTCCAGCAATTGGCGCTGTCACTCGGCATTTCGACCGGTGCGATCTCGCTGCAGTTGACGATGCGCGCCCATGGCGGCTCCGAGCTGAATCTGGCGGCGTTTCACCCGGCCTTCCTGGTGGTCGGCCTGATCGCCATGAGTTCGGTGATCTTCTTCATCCGCATGCCACGCGATGCGGGCTCCGAAATGTCGGGCCGCAGCGTCGCGGTCAAGGAGCTGGCGCCGGATCCCGTCACCGCCATGCGCGAGCGGGCCTAG
- a CDS encoding RlmE family RNA methyltransferase has product MTGTKNNSGRGSGGRELTVRVKTSRGRTASSQRWLERQLNDPYVARSKREGYRSRAAYKLIEIDDKHHILGPGMRVVDLGAAPGGWSQVAVERVGSTDDDKRVVAIDYLEMDELPGVILFKKDFLDEDAPALLEQALGARADVVLSDMAAPTTGHQKTDHLRTIFLCEVAVDFAISVLKPGGHFLTKVFRGGAENTVLTQLKQHFASVHHIKPPASRAGSVELFLLAKGFKGRKTAADEAQARDTAEDDGTWRP; this is encoded by the coding sequence ATGACCGGCACCAAGAACAATTCGGGACGTGGATCCGGCGGGCGCGAGCTCACTGTGCGCGTCAAGACTTCGCGCGGCCGCACGGCCTCGTCGCAGCGTTGGCTGGAGCGCCAGCTGAACGATCCCTATGTCGCGCGTTCGAAGCGCGAGGGCTATCGCTCGCGCGCCGCCTACAAGCTGATCGAGATCGACGACAAGCACCACATCCTCGGGCCCGGCATGCGGGTGGTCGACCTGGGCGCCGCTCCCGGCGGCTGGTCGCAGGTGGCGGTCGAGCGCGTCGGTTCGACGGATGACGACAAGCGCGTCGTCGCCATCGACTATCTGGAGATGGACGAGCTTCCGGGCGTCATCCTGTTCAAGAAGGACTTCCTCGACGAGGACGCGCCGGCCCTGCTGGAGCAGGCCCTCGGCGCCCGCGCCGATGTTGTGCTGTCCGACATGGCGGCGCCGACGACGGGCCACCAGAAGACCGACCATCTGCGCACGATCTTCCTCTGCGAGGTCGCGGTCGACTTCGCCATCAGCGTGCTGAAGCCGGGCGGCCACTTCCTGACCAAGGTGTTTCGCGGCGGCGCCGAGAATACGGTGCTGACCCAGCTGAAGCAGCATTTTGCCTCGGTGCACCACATCAAGCCGCCGGCCAGCCGCGCCGGCTCGGTCGAGCTGTTCCTGCTCGCCAAGGGCTTCAAGGGCCGCAAGACCGCGGCTGATGAAGCCCAGGCCCGCGACACCGCCGAGGACGACGGCACCTGGCGTCCGTAG
- a CDS encoding ATP-grasp fold amidoligase family protein translates to MLLKHIHQRARRVIRAVQEAIHRPRPVAMRLLRRSPYLGPILVRSWHRRRFEQRMQRPLRLSPPIDLNDHLVHRIIYDRDPRLKVLCDKIAVRDLIRERLGDAFVVPLLGVWSDPRDIAWRSLPDRFVLKPNHSSGPVALIRNAGDRDTQALTAKATEWLRHDFFDSSLEWGYRGLPRRITAEPLLLGPDGGEVNEAVALTFGGKVAAIRIFIGGKDNPDRSDNWFDRNSVRLPFYSLKYKLGDYVLDPAMTTRIIVAAEAVSAGFSHLRVDFYLTADGLKIGELTPYCGAGMIPWNRRGCDNVFGQFWDNPSRINEIDDLGALIEASD, encoded by the coding sequence ATGCTGCTCAAGCACATTCACCAGAGGGCGCGGAGGGTCATTCGCGCCGTCCAAGAAGCCATCCACCGGCCACGTCCTGTCGCGATGCGACTGCTGCGGCGTTCTCCGTATCTCGGCCCCATACTGGTTCGATCCTGGCATCGGCGGCGCTTCGAGCAGCGGATGCAACGTCCGCTTCGCCTCAGTCCGCCCATCGACCTAAACGATCACCTCGTCCATCGAATTATCTATGACCGAGATCCGCGTCTGAAGGTCCTCTGCGACAAGATCGCTGTCCGGGACCTGATAAGAGAGCGGCTGGGCGATGCGTTCGTCGTGCCGCTTCTCGGGGTTTGGAGCGATCCGCGCGATATCGCCTGGCGCAGCCTGCCGGATCGATTCGTGCTGAAACCCAATCACAGCTCCGGTCCCGTTGCCCTGATCCGCAATGCAGGCGATCGCGACACCCAGGCCCTCACGGCCAAGGCGACCGAGTGGCTTCGTCATGACTTCTTCGATTCAAGCCTCGAATGGGGATATCGAGGCCTGCCGCGCCGCATCACGGCCGAACCGCTCCTGCTCGGCCCCGACGGAGGCGAGGTAAACGAAGCCGTCGCCTTGACCTTCGGCGGAAAGGTCGCGGCCATTCGAATCTTCATCGGCGGCAAGGACAACCCCGACCGCAGCGACAACTGGTTTGACCGAAACAGCGTGCGGCTGCCGTTCTACTCACTCAAATATAAACTTGGCGACTATGTACTGGATCCGGCGATGACTACGCGCATCATCGTTGCAGCCGAGGCGGTATCGGCGGGTTTCAGCCACCTTCGGGTGGATTTCTACCTCACAGCCGATGGTCTGAAGATCGGCGAGCTAACGCCTTATTGCGGCGCGGGCATGATTCCCTGGAACCGCCGTGGCTGCGACAATGTCTTCGGCCAGTTCTGGGACAATCCGAGCCGGATCAACGAGATCGATGATCTCGGCGCCCTCATCGAGGCGTCGGACTGA
- a CDS encoding MAPEG family protein, which produces MLKTVILWPAIAQFALIAFCYLWLGITRRNAVNSGAVSSTEFAPGAKEPDASATARRHLANQFELPILFFVVVGFLFGINGTSILEVAVAWLFVASRVVHTVSSLNGPLVLRHLSFLVGFLLVCFLWLDLAVRIL; this is translated from the coding sequence ATGCTGAAGACCGTCATCCTCTGGCCGGCGATCGCGCAATTCGCGCTGATCGCCTTCTGCTATCTCTGGCTCGGCATCACGCGCCGCAATGCCGTCAACAGCGGCGCCGTGTCCTCGACCGAATTCGCGCCCGGCGCCAAGGAGCCCGACGCATCGGCGACCGCCCGCCGCCATCTCGCCAACCAGTTCGAGCTGCCCATCCTGTTTTTCGTGGTTGTCGGCTTCCTGTTCGGCATCAACGGCACCTCCATCCTCGAAGTGGCCGTGGCATGGCTCTTCGTCGCCAGCCGGGTCGTCCACACGGTCAGCTCGCTGAACGGGCCGCTTGTGCTGCGCCACCTGAGCTTTCTGGTCGGATTCCTGCTGGTTTGCTTCCTCTGGCTCGACCTTGCCGTCCGGATACTCTAG
- the guaB gene encoding IMP dehydrogenase, which translates to MAQIVELSTGREALTFDDVLLQPGHSLVMPGEVDIRTRLTREIELNIPIISSAMDTVTEARLAIAMAQAGGLGVIHRNLSPEQQAEEVRQVKKFESGMVVNPVTIEPDATLADALALMKAHRISGIPVVEGGGNPGRLVGILTNRDVRFASNPAQKVYELMTREGLITVKEGVSQDEARRLLHQHRIEKLVVVDKAYRCIGLITVKDMEKTQLNPNAAKDEQGRLRAAAATTVGDNGIERTERLIDAGVDLIVVDTAHGHSQRVLDAVTLVKKLSNRVQVMAGNVATAEGAQALIDAGADAVKIGIGPGSICTTRVVAGVGVPQLTAIMEAVSAADKAGVPVIADGGIKYSGDLAKALAAGARCAMIGSLLAGTEESPGEVYLHQGRSFKAYRGMGSVGAMARGSADRYFQAEVRDTLKLVPEGVEGQVPFKGPVSGVLHQLAGGLRAAMGYVGAENLETFREKARFVRISTAGLRESHTHDVTITRESPNYPGIG; encoded by the coding sequence ATGGCCCAGATCGTAGAATTGTCGACCGGACGCGAAGCGCTGACCTTCGATGACGTGCTGCTTCAGCCCGGTCATTCGCTGGTCATGCCGGGCGAGGTCGATATCCGCACGCGGCTGACGCGCGAGATCGAGCTCAACATTCCGATCATCTCCTCGGCCATGGATACGGTGACCGAAGCGCGGCTGGCGATCGCCATGGCGCAGGCCGGCGGCCTCGGCGTCATCCATCGTAACCTCTCGCCCGAGCAGCAGGCCGAGGAAGTCCGCCAGGTCAAGAAGTTCGAATCGGGCATGGTCGTGAACCCCGTCACGATCGAGCCGGATGCGACGCTGGCGGATGCGCTGGCGCTGATGAAGGCGCACCGCATCTCCGGCATTCCCGTCGTCGAGGGCGGCGGCAATCCCGGCCGGCTGGTCGGCATCCTGACCAATCGCGACGTCCGCTTTGCCTCGAACCCGGCCCAGAAGGTCTATGAACTGATGACCCGCGAGGGTCTGATCACCGTCAAGGAAGGCGTCAGCCAGGACGAGGCGCGCCGGCTGCTGCACCAGCACCGGATCGAGAAGCTCGTCGTCGTCGACAAGGCCTATCGCTGCATCGGGCTGATCACCGTCAAGGACATGGAGAAGACGCAGCTCAACCCGAACGCCGCCAAGGACGAGCAGGGCCGCCTGCGCGCCGCCGCCGCCACCACGGTGGGCGACAATGGCATCGAACGAACCGAGCGCCTGATCGACGCAGGTGTCGATCTCATCGTCGTCGACACCGCGCATGGTCATTCGCAGCGCGTGCTCGACGCGGTCACGCTGGTCAAGAAGCTGTCGAACCGCGTGCAGGTCATGGCCGGCAACGTCGCCACCGCCGAGGGCGCCCAGGCGCTGATCGACGCGGGCGCCGACGCCGTCAAGATCGGCATCGGCCCCGGCTCGATCTGCACCACGCGCGTCGTCGCCGGCGTCGGCGTGCCGCAGCTGACCGCGATCATGGAAGCCGTCTCCGCCGCCGACAAGGCGGGCGTGCCGGTGATTGCCGATGGCGGCATCAAGTACTCCGGCGATCTCGCCAAGGCGCTCGCCGCCGGCGCGCGCTGCGCCATGATCGGCTCGTTGCTGGCCGGCACGGAAGAGAGCCCCGGCGAGGTCTATCTGCACCAGGGCCGCTCGTTCAAAGCCTATCGCGGCATGGGCTCGGTCGGCGCGATGGCGCGCGGATCGGCCGATCGCTATTTCCAGGCGGAAGTGCGTGACACGCTGAAGCTGGTGCCGGAAGGCGTCGAAGGCCAGGTTCCGTTCAAGGGTCCGGTCAGCGGCGTGCTTCACCAGCTGGCCGGCGGACTGCGCGCCGCCATGGGCTATGTCGGCGCCGAGAACCTCGAGACGTTCCGCGAGAAGGCGCGCTTCGTGCGCATCTCGACGGCCGGCCTGCGCGAGAGCCACACGCATGACGTGACCATCACCCGCGAGAGCCCGAACTATCCCGGCATCGGCTGA